In the Caloenas nicobarica isolate bCalNic1 chromosome 10, bCalNic1.hap1, whole genome shotgun sequence genome, TTGTCCATAGGATGGGTCTGCAATGGCAGTGGGATAGGAGTGACAAACTGACAGCTCCTCCAAGCCCAGAGCTGActgggaaggcaggagaggGAAGCCTGTGCATGGTTGTGTCATGGGTGTCCATTGCCAGGTCCAGTCTTTGTGACAATTCCTTCTCATTTTGAATCACACAGTGATGTTCCCTAATGGGTCACTCCACCGCTCTctagggaaaataaatgagattcTTCAGTACAGGTAGCATTCCCAAAGCCCAGACACTGCCTCTCAATAGTGACAACAATTGTCCTCCCACAAAAGCAAGGTTACAAAACCTTTAGGGCATGGCAGCACTTGGGCTGCCTCTGAACGATGCCAACACTATTCTTctcaagggaaaacaaatgcaagagTTAGAAAAATGCTTTAGACTGGGTGCAGTTTGAAGAAAgacctgcccttcctcctggCTTTTTACAGGTCTAACACACAGTGAAGATCCTCTGGGTTTTCAGAGGGCGCACAGTCCGCAGCTTTAACTCTGAgctctgtatttctgctttcaggATGAAAGTGGGAATATATAATGCAAATGGCAGCAGATAATTCTAGCTGTGTTTTGTGCTGCTTACATTGGAGAAGAGAGGTTGGGAGAACACATACAGCTGCAGAGGGACAGTCTGTGGGATTGTATGGTAAAACCAGAGTTAGGAAGACTGGTTCTTAGGACATGCATTTGAAGGAGATCTTGTCTCCTTCCATTTTTAACAAGTGATTTCATAGGCATGgaggacatttttaaaaacaagcagatTAACCTGTCTGCAACATGGCACTACATTGCTGGAGCCTGTCCAAATGCTTGTCCTTAAACAAGTTTCAAAATCTTGTAAAGCACCAAAGGACAAAAGCCAAGGCTTCTGCAGAGCTACATCTCACCCAGATCCTCGCCCAGCCCGTAGTGGAAGCAGCAGACACAACCACACTGTCACTGCAGGAGCAGATCTGGGGCTGCTGGATTTCAGCACAGGTTCAGGGTAGAGCAGATTCTCAGTCACTGAATTTCCTTTGCCCTGAGCTTATGCCTTCTCTGAGGTGCACAGATGCTGCCGGTTACAGTGGCTGTGATGGTTTGTGTGCTGCATAATGCAGAACTTGCCACCGTAGCTCCATCAATGCTGTGTTTGCCTGTTCTACAGAGCGGGTTTGCGGGTGAGAGCCTCCCGGCAGGGGAACCCAGCCTTGGGTCTCCTGCATTTTTCATGGGCAGAGTGGCCTCCAGCGTGAGGGTTTGTGTGGTTCAATTTGTAAGTACACAGCGTTTCAGCTCACTTAGTTGCGAAGTGATGCTTATCTGGTAGAAATGTGCAGCATTAAAAAGTACAGCAGGTTTACTGCACCAAGAAGTTCTTTCAAGAGGCTCACGCAGGTTTGGTTTCCCCCGGGGAAGGGCATCTGAGGGGCTCGAGGTAGCAGGTCTGAGCATTCGTGGGAAGAACTGGGTCTCTGTGGTTTAAACACTCAAAATCTCACAAGGTGGGATCCTGGTCACAAGGGTGTTTTGCCACTGATTTCagcatcatttaaaaatgcttttgtaaaCTTCCCTTCTTGCTCTGAGCCATCACCAGGACCCTGCATTGGATGGACCTGCCCAAAATGATCACTCGTGTCTTTTTAACAAAacttcactttttattttacatgacATTTGCTGAGTTTTttacagaaggggaaaaaacaatctGAGTAGGATAATGTTACCTTTTGTACACTCCATTGTTTCTGGTCTTCTCTTGCATGCAGCTTTTAATAGACATTTTTACTTTCAAGACTGAGCCATTCAACCAAAAGCCAGTTTCCGAAAGCTGAGCTATTCTCAGACTTAGaaatgtggggacatggggcaaaCGCACATTTTCTCTtgaatttcctccctgctgccacTGATGTGATTAGTTTCCTTTCACCACCAACTTCAAACAGCACTTGCAGCCCTGCCTTCCCCACAGAGCTGATGGTCCCTTCTCTCTGCACAGCCTTCCAGGATGTCCATGTGATGATCTTTGTGGGTTTTGGCTTCCTCATGGTGTTCCTCAAGCGTTATGGATTTGGAGCCGTGGGATTCAATTTCCTCCTCGCTGCCTTTGGGATCCAGTGGGCTCTCCTGATGCAAGGCTGGTTCCACTCCTTCGAGAACGGGAAGATCCTCATTGGAATAGAGAAGTAAGGAGGAGATGGGCTCTGGGATGCCACCTCTTGACCAGCCTGTGGAAGAGCTGGGACAGGAGCGGTTGGCAGCACCTGTGCCTCTGTTACCTGCAAACAAGTCTCAAAAATGTTGTCTTCCCTCCGCATACCTCCACTTGCTTTCCACCTTTGAGCCCAAAGGTACTTGCTGTTGTGCTGATACCGCTCAAAGGGAAATGTGAGATGAGTGTCACCCCTTAGTCCCAAGCCAAGCGCCATGCATGCCAGTGCTGAAAACATACATAATCCACattctttaaataatttatggGAAAGCACCTTTCCTGGGCAGTGTGTCAGAATGGGAGGAGGGTCTGTGGGAGATCCAGGGCTGGCTCCAAATCACCCATTTGTCTTCAGGTGGAATCTCTAGAGCTGGGGGTGGATGAGAGTGAGTTACAGAAGAGTATTCCCTCATTAACCACAATtatccttctcctttttccagcCTGATCAATGCTGATTTCTGTGTGGGCTCTGTGTGCATTGCCTTTGGGGCCATCCTGGGCAAAACCAGCCCCATACAGCTCCTTGTCTTGACTTTGTTTCAAGTCACACTCTTCGCAGTGAACGAGTACATCCTCCTCAACCTGCTTCATGTAAGGCTTTATGCAGcatttttgtctctctctctccccatgACTGAGTGCAGGCTGGATGAACGGGTGGGCAGATGAGATGGACATGATGCAAACCAGACCTCAGCTCCTAAACAAGTGACAACTGCAGAAGCAAACCTCTCTTTTCCCATGGCTGCAGGTTAAGGATGCTGGTGGCTCCATGACCATTCACACCTTTGGAGCTTACTTTGGCCTCATGGTGACACGTATCCTGTACAGACCCAACCTGGAGCAGAGTAAGGACAAGCAGGGCTCCGTGTACCACTCCGACCTCTTCGCTATGATCGGTGAGTCAGCCCCTGCCTCAGGGGCACTGGTACATGCAGACCACTCGCCTGTAGAGGGCTGGTCCCTCCTGTGTCTCTGGGAAAACCAAACTGAAACGAGGATGTGGGGCTGAGAAGCTCTCTGTCCCAGTCTTCTACCTCTCAGagctcctcagctccttccaTCAGTGGCTGGCCTGAGATAGCACCTTGGAAGTCAAGGATGCATTTTGGTTCCCCCTCTCTTCCAGCCTCTCCTGATGCTGGTCCCATCATGGGGTGTGCCGCTCCAGGGCAGCAGGACTGTGGGATTTAATTTCCCCCTGTGCAGAAAGATATTATTTAGAGTTTTTTTCACCCCTTGTAttgtctcttttccctttctcttctttgtcccctcctctccatcccaccaGGTACCCTCTATCTATGGATGTACTGGCCCAGTTTTAACTCAGCAATTTCTGAGCACGGGGATGCCCAGCACCGGGCTGCCATTAACACCTACTGCTCGCTGGCTGCTTGCGTCCTCACCACAGTGGCCTTCTCCAGCATGCTGCAGAAGAAAGGCAAGCTTGACATGGTaagctgggagcagagccctgcGCTCCCCAGGGGACATATAATGAGGTTGACTGAGGGTCCAGTAAGCAATTGGTGCTTGTCCTTTGCTGAACAAATACTGGGTTTCAGGGCACAATGATGCAACCAGCCTCCAGCCAGAAACCCAGAGGCTGTATTGAACAAGCAGGTGGGGAGTGAGTCGTGCAGTGCCTGAGGTGCAGGGTGATGCCCCGCACATGGTGGACCTCAGTCACAGCAGGGACGGGACTTGCCCAGAGAGCTACTGATGGGCATGTTGCAGAGCCATGTTTGGCTGAGCAGGGGCTGCGCAGCAGCTCGTGAGCAATCGGGGGGCTGACTTGTACGTGTTATGTGTGTGGGTGACATGTCTCTGTGACAGCAGAGCTTGCATGACACATGGGTGAGACAATTTCTATCTCATCACAACTCCCCATCCAGATTTGTGGATGCAAAGAATGTGTGTGGTACGGGGAGTGGGAGTCTATGTGCGCCTGTGCTACAGACAGAGGCTGCCTGttcttctcttgtttttcaccaacaagcaggaaaaaacgGGCCCTGATATTTCCTCTGgaaacattttcagattttcccGCTTCGTCTTTTGCACCATCCCTGAGTAATTGCAATCTCCCTGAGATGCCAACACAGGGCGTTTTTTTCTACAGGTCCACATCCAGAACGCAACGCTGGCGGGCGGCGTGGCCGTGGGCACCAGCGCAGAGATGATGCTGACTCCATATGGCTCCCTCATTGTCGGGTTCATCTGTGGCATCGTGTCCACGGTGGGGTATGTCTACCTCACGGTGAGTGCTGCTCTAGAGGTCtgcagccctggtcctgctaAGGAGACCAGAAATGGATTCACTTCCCTTTAAGGGTTCCTACTTTCCATCATCCGTTTCTGACTCCATTTATAGCCCCAAAATGCTCAGGAAGGTTCAGTCTCCCAACAGGACAGTGTTTGGAAGACACGTTGTTGTTTTATCTTGAGCTTGGCTTACATCTTTGTCTAAAAGCCCTTGGCTCTTTAATGGGACACGATAATAactcttccttctctgtgtATTCCAGTCCCCCATGGAAGGAACTAATCCTTTTCCAGGGCTGTGCTCATTTCCCTGATCTCTCTCTACCTCCTTTCCTCTCAGCCTTTTTTGGAATCCAGGTTGCACATCCAGGACACGTGTGGCATACACAACCTCCACGCCATGCCAGGCCTTATTGGGGGCATTGTGGGGGCCAtcactgcagctgcagccacagagGATGTATATGGAACGGAAGGGTAAGACAGCTTGAAACTCTTCCATGAAAATAGATTTTACCTGGGGCTCCTTGGGCCGGGAGCAAGGAGTGATTAACAGCCCTTGGTAACTGTCCAGAGTTGCCCCTTTCCCCCTCAAAAACAGGGGGGTGCACTGACTGTGCCGGGCTTACTGAAGTGTAAAAGACTCATCTCTTGCAGATTCTGGTGGCCTCAGAAAGTGAGCAACAACCCTTCTGCTTGGCATTATTCTGGGGAACAGTGGGTGGGGAAGTGTTCCCCCCTTCATCCTTGCATCGTTTTTGCGGGGTTACGTAGGGCTTGGATGTCTGAAAgacaaatgaaatgtttattttttgggATAGTAGGCAGGGCCCCCCATTTGCCAGGGGCCAGAGGAGAAGAGAGTGAGCAGGTTTTTGTGTCATTGCGACACTCTCCTGGTCCATTGCAGAAGAGGGATGGGGGGACGGAGGGGGCCCCGAGGGAGCAGGGCAATACGGCTCCTCCGGAGCTGGGGAAGATCTCCTGCTGGGAGCAATCCTCGCCATTTCTGCCCTCGGCAGGCTCATCAAGGCATTTGACTTCACTGGCCAATACGCGACGCGGACACCCAGCGTCCAAGGAGGGTTCCAGGCAGCCGGCATTTTTGTGTCCCTGCTGATGGCTTTAGCTGGAGGGGCCCTTGTGGGTAAGCAGGAGGGGAGCACGGACAGGGGAGGGTTGAATCCAGCCTGTTGCTAAAATGGAAGTGTCCATGTACTGCTGCCCGTGGCTGGATGTGTCCTGCCCGCCTGCATGGCgagggctgcagcccctggcttGCTCCCGTCTGGACACCCTGTAGCAGGACACGCCAAAGCTCGCGGGAGCTGGTGAAACCAGGGAGCAAGCTCAGATGGGTTTGGAGAAAAGGGGAGATGGGCACCGAGCACCGTGCCAGGGTGCGTTTGTCCCTTTTGTTGCCGGGGCGGGTGGACTCCTGCCATCCGCTCCCTGCCTACAACCCACACGCATTATGGTCCCCTGCCCACCGCGCTGCCCGGCTGCTTCCAGGGGCCATCCTGAAGCTACCCATCTGGGGCGACCCCGCCGACGAGAACTGCTTCGAGGACGACGTTTACTGGGAGGTGAggggggggcggccgcgggccgAGGCGCCGcggggaggttttggggggaggttttggggggaggCCGGAGGGCACAAGGTGGCGCTGTCGCGCCGCGGCGCTCAGGGGGCTCTGCCGCAGGTGCCGGAGGACGAGGAGAGCGACGTGTACCGCATGCACGACCCCGCCAAGCCCGCCTCGCCCTGAGCCGCCCactgccccccgccgccccccgacaagggctctgcctgctcggggcggggggcggcggggcgcccCCACCACAGGACTTCGGGCCCCGCTCCGTGCGGGCGAAGGCTCGTTTGCTCCCCGTGGGGACGAGGCACCCGGCTCTGCCCTTCTCTACAGCTTTTGTAACGAACTGttatcaataaaataaaaacgtGCTCTtctttgcagagctgtgctctTTTGTGTGAGTAGTGGATCGGGACGGGATGTCACCCAGACCCCCAGTGGCACAGGGCACCTGCTGGGACAGATCTTGGCTGCTGGGGGTAAAGCAGAGGCTCCGGGACACCCCCGGTGCCCAGGGACCGAAGTGGATGCACAAGCAATGGCAATGGGGAGCAGACACTTGGCTCAGGACCTGGCACCTTAAAATACAGCAGCCAAAGGCAGCAACCAGActgtccatggcaggggctGAGCCTGTGTGGGAAGCGCAGGCTGGgctggtgtggttttttgtgggggtgATGTCACACTGCCATCCAAGGGTCAGCTTTGCCTCTGGCTGCACTTTTACATGCCTCCACCATCACCTTCTCAACTGCTCTACTGAGGTCTCCACCAGTTCCTCAGGAACCTTGTTTGCCCGTACGTCGCAGGCTGGCAAgaccctttcctcttctttggtTTCAGCCATTTCTTCCAGTGTCATCAAACCGCTGCTTCCACTTAGCAGGGCTATCCTGATGGGCAGAGCGCAAAGCCGAAGCACAGCCCCTGGCTTTTAGACAGACCATGAGGTTCCAGCCAGAGTTGGAGGAGACAGGAGTGAAAATCAGACCCAAAATCCACATGTTTTCCAGGATGATATGATACAAgacacaggagaagaaaagccaGGGAGGAGGGGGGCGGGAAGGAGGTAGGAGGGCTGATAGGTCTCATCACTGCGTCTATCTGTAATTCTTACACCTGATGGGGGGAGTCAAAAGTAGCTATTCACATCCCCTTGGGATATGACACCCTCATTTTCCATGCTGGGTAAAGACAAAAACCCTTTACAACATGTTTCTGGAATTTGTCAGCGGCTGCCAGCAACAGCATATTAATTAAATGTCGGCAAAGATGGAAGTAAGAGGCTCTGCTCTAATTGGACACTTTGCTTGGTGGAGCTGAAAAACATTGTGACAGAGGAGGAGGCGCCAAAACACTGTGTTCCCCCACCATagcatggggatggggacagccaGGCGCAGGAGATGCTCTCTTCTGAACTGGCATTACCTCTGGCCTGAGACAACCTcgccattaaaaaaataagagtaaCGAAACAAGAAAAAGCCTAAAATCCTCCAGAGGCAAGGTctcaagcacagcagcagtgtgGGATGTAAGGAAAGGGTTTGTTGGCTAAGGGGAAATTCAGAAATACTGTGGTATATTATGCATCCTTTTATGATGGCAAAGGAGATGTCTGATGGGTTAGAAATGGTCTCCAGAGAATGATCCTTGCAGAGGTTGAGTGTATGTTGAGCTGCACCCTTTGCCCAGGGCAGGGTTTGGAAAATGGGGGGCAGTTCCTCATTTCCCTGTGCTGGGATATGCTGAAGGAAGGAGATCTCCTCCCAGCCTCTTTGCACTGGGGAAAGGATGTTAAccaccattttttttcacagctttgtCCACAGACCCTGTCAGAAACAGGGACATTTACTGACAGGTGCTGTAGACAATCTCATTTCAAAAGTGGAGTCCTAAGCTTTTTGCCCCAGGCCTTCAAAACCACCTGCAAACAGAGGTAGACCTCTTGGACACTGCATTTCCTACTGCCTCACCGGACCGCTGCTCTTCTGTCCCACCCATTTAAGCCTCTGGCCACGTCCCTGACAAGCCAGCGTCCAGCCGtgtcagtccctggggaggcagTGTCCCACCATGGGGAGACAGTGTCCAGCACCTGTGGCCTCTGGTCTTTCCTCCCAGCAGCTTGCAAAGGGACCACGGGAATCAGTAACAGCAGAGACTGAGCAACTTGCGTTGCTTTAGCGAGGTGGCCAGCCCACATCTCTGGTGGAGTCTGTGAGCACCACATGTGCTGGCAGAAGGAGCCCCAACCCCACTCTCTGCTTCTCCaggctctgcctcctcctcgTGGGAAGACACCTAAATCGcccaggctgctgggcagcGAAGCATTTTATTGCCCATGCTCTTGCAGGGCTCAGTCTGGTCTCA is a window encoding:
- the RHCG gene encoding ammonium transporter Rh type C, producing MERPRHQGMAKNTCMRWRLPLVCLLWEVAMIVLFGVFVRFNPESDAHWEEEKQKMNLTSDIENDFYFRYPSFQDVHVMIFVGFGFLMVFLKRYGFGAVGFNFLLAAFGIQWALLMQGWFHSFENGKILIGIENLINADFCVGSVCIAFGAILGKTSPIQLLVLTLFQVTLFAVNEYILLNLLHVKDAGGSMTIHTFGAYFGLMVTRILYRPNLEQSKDKQGSVYHSDLFAMIGTLYLWMYWPSFNSAISEHGDAQHRAAINTYCSLAACVLTTVAFSSMLQKKGKLDMVHIQNATLAGGVAVGTSAEMMLTPYGSLIVGFICGIVSTVGYVYLTPFLESRLHIQDTCGIHNLHAMPGLIGGIVGAITAAAATEDVYGTEGLIKAFDFTGQYATRTPSVQGGFQAAGIFVSLLMALAGGALVGAILKLPIWGDPADENCFEDDVYWEVPEDEESDVYRMHDPAKPASP